The following coding sequences are from one Mycolicibacterium aichiense window:
- a CDS encoding enoyl-CoA hydratase/isomerase family protein → MSAVEFDELDDGIAQVTLNRPNLLNAIDGALMDGVDDALDRLSSWKYRVAILTGAGRGFCAGADLSGTGKPWTEPAAAEFKTTYDAQVRLADQLTRLYELPIPVVAAVNGVAVGGGLAYALHCDIRIASQTARFGSVFIKAGFSSLDMGTSYLLPKIVGAGAAREMMLTGRIIDADEAYRIGLAHEVVAEEALADAALAMARSIAANNAFGVWQTKTGLNAALDAPSLRHAKEIENRTQILTGFTNNPREAAMAHREKRAPNWDAL, encoded by the coding sequence ATGTCTGCGGTGGAATTCGACGAGCTCGACGACGGAATTGCTCAGGTCACGCTGAACCGGCCGAATCTGCTCAACGCGATCGACGGTGCGCTGATGGACGGGGTGGACGACGCGCTGGACCGGCTGAGTTCGTGGAAGTACCGGGTTGCGATCCTGACCGGGGCGGGCCGGGGTTTCTGCGCGGGCGCCGACCTCAGCGGCACCGGGAAGCCGTGGACCGAGCCGGCCGCCGCGGAGTTCAAGACGACTTACGACGCCCAGGTGCGCCTCGCCGACCAGCTGACCCGGCTCTATGAGCTGCCCATCCCCGTGGTCGCGGCGGTCAACGGGGTGGCCGTGGGCGGGGGACTGGCCTACGCGCTGCACTGCGACATCCGGATCGCGTCGCAGACCGCTCGCTTCGGCTCGGTGTTCATCAAGGCCGGGTTTTCGTCGCTGGACATGGGCACCAGTTACCTGTTGCCGAAGATCGTCGGCGCGGGGGCCGCCCGGGAGATGATGCTGACCGGACGGATCATCGACGCGGACGAGGCCTACCGGATCGGTCTGGCGCACGAGGTGGTCGCCGAGGAGGCGCTCGCCGACGCGGCCCTGGCGATGGCGCGCAGCATCGCCGCCAACAACGCCTTCGGCGTCTGGCAGACCAAGACCGGTCTGAACGCGGCCCTGGATGCGCCGAGTCTGCGGCACGCCAAGGAGATCGAGAACCGGACGCAAATCCTGACCGGGTTCACCAACAACCCGCGCGAGGCCGCGATGGCACACCGTGAGAAGCGGGCGCCGAACTGGGATGCGCTCTAG
- a CDS encoding LLM class flavin-dependent oxidoreductase — protein MRFTYAEAMIDPSFYIPLAKAVEAAGYDGMTIPDSIAYPYESDSTYPYTPDGNREFLDGKPFIETFLLTAALGAVTERLKFNFFVLKLPIRPPALVAKQAGSLAALIGNRVGLGVGTSPWPEDYELMGVPFAKRGKRMDECIEIIRGLTSGDYFEFHGEFYDIPKTKMTPAPSEPLPILIGGHADAALRRAARNDGWMHGGGTDDLDDLLVKLNRYREEEGTTDRPFEIHVISLDAFTVDGVKRLEDKGITDVMVGFRLPYIKGPDLEPLDDKIRNLEMFAERVIAKVNG, from the coding sequence ATGCGATTCACCTACGCCGAGGCGATGATCGATCCGTCCTTCTACATCCCGCTCGCCAAGGCCGTCGAGGCTGCCGGGTACGACGGGATGACGATTCCGGACAGCATCGCCTATCCGTACGAGTCGGACTCCACCTATCCGTACACCCCGGACGGCAACCGGGAGTTCCTGGACGGCAAGCCGTTCATCGAGACGTTCCTGCTCACCGCGGCACTGGGCGCCGTCACCGAACGACTCAAGTTCAACTTCTTCGTGCTCAAACTGCCGATCCGCCCGCCGGCCCTGGTGGCCAAGCAGGCCGGCTCACTGGCCGCGTTGATCGGAAACCGCGTCGGACTCGGGGTGGGGACGAGTCCATGGCCGGAGGACTACGAACTGATGGGGGTGCCGTTCGCCAAGCGCGGCAAACGGATGGACGAATGCATCGAGATCATTCGCGGGCTCACCAGCGGTGACTACTTCGAATTCCATGGCGAGTTCTACGACATCCCCAAGACCAAGATGACGCCGGCACCGTCCGAACCGCTGCCCATCCTGATCGGCGGCCATGCCGACGCTGCACTACGCCGGGCGGCACGCAACGACGGCTGGATGCACGGCGGCGGCACCGATGATCTCGACGACCTGCTGGTCAAGCTCAACCGGTATCGGGAAGAAGAAGGCACGACCGACCGGCCCTTCGAAATCCACGTGATCTCACTCGACGCGTTCACCGTCGACGGCGTGAAACGCTTGGAGGACAAGGGAATCACCGACGTGATGGTCGGGTTCCGGCTTCCCTACATCAAGGGACCCGATCTCGAGCCGCTGGACGACAAGATCCGCAATCTCGAGATGTTCGCCGAGCGAGTGATCGCAAAAGTCAACGGCTAG
- a CDS encoding helix-turn-helix transcriptional regulator, with protein MLPQHTTCTTGGPDAVAAFISTAWRAQGRVDGLDPRHPIRIARLEIGHASVTEAEFPGALHFETDGWPCYLVTEVKAGTVQIGASARAERCASGDVVLAVRPGRPCSANTEDAEVSLTALSPEALQRITGDQATDDSPGVRFTSNRPRSDVAAAQWETTVDYVTSTLTSVLCPEDATLVVGGAVSLLASTLLHVFPNTFADAKHVEHPHVCAPLVRQAIDFIQANCARDISMADIAAAINVTPRAVQYMFRRHLDTTPMAYLRRVRLDRAHRDLLAADPAHDTVSAIATRWGFAHTGRFSQVYRAEYGESPSVTLHG; from the coding sequence GTGCTCCCGCAGCACACCACCTGCACCACCGGCGGTCCGGATGCGGTCGCCGCGTTCATCTCGACCGCGTGGCGCGCGCAGGGCCGCGTCGACGGCCTCGATCCCCGTCACCCGATCCGGATAGCCCGGTTGGAGATCGGCCACGCCAGCGTCACCGAGGCGGAGTTTCCGGGGGCTCTGCACTTCGAAACCGACGGATGGCCCTGCTATCTCGTGACCGAGGTGAAGGCGGGCACAGTCCAGATCGGCGCCTCCGCCCGCGCCGAGCGATGCGCCTCCGGTGACGTGGTGCTCGCGGTGCGCCCCGGTCGACCATGCTCGGCGAACACCGAAGACGCCGAGGTGTCATTGACAGCGCTGTCGCCGGAGGCACTGCAGCGGATCACCGGTGACCAGGCGACCGACGACTCACCCGGTGTCCGCTTCACCTCCAACCGGCCGCGGTCGGATGTGGCGGCCGCGCAATGGGAAACGACCGTCGACTATGTGACGTCGACGCTGACGAGTGTCCTGTGCCCGGAGGACGCCACGCTGGTGGTCGGTGGTGCCGTCTCATTGCTCGCATCGACGCTGCTGCATGTCTTTCCGAACACCTTCGCCGACGCCAAACACGTCGAGCACCCACACGTCTGCGCACCGCTGGTGCGCCAGGCGATCGACTTCATCCAGGCCAACTGCGCGCGGGATATCTCGATGGCCGATATCGCGGCCGCCATCAACGTCACGCCCCGAGCCGTGCAGTACATGTTCCGGCGGCATCTCGACACCACCCCGATGGCATATCTGCGCCGCGTCCGCCTGGACCGCGCGCACCGGGATCTCCTGGCTGCGGACCCGGCCCACGACACCGTCTCGGCTATCGCCACCCGCTGGGGCTTCGCCCATACCGGGCGGTTCAGCCAGGTCTACCGCGCCGAGTACGGGGAGTCGCCCAGCGTCACCCTGCACGGCTGA
- a CDS encoding DUF2231 domain-containing protein, which translates to MSTFNGLPAHVLFVHFIVVLAPLTAVLAILCAVWPAARQRLVWLVLALSLVVTVLTPLTTEAGEWLEHQVGRSPVVHTHTELGDTMIFFSLALLVAAVLLAVVHVSAARGRSLSTVFAAVITVFVVVVGIATIVQVYRIGDSGAQATWGQKA; encoded by the coding sequence GTGTCGACGTTCAACGGCCTGCCTGCTCACGTCCTGTTCGTCCATTTCATCGTGGTTCTCGCGCCGCTGACCGCGGTCCTGGCCATCCTCTGTGCGGTATGGCCTGCGGCCCGACAGCGCCTGGTGTGGCTGGTGCTCGCGTTGTCGCTGGTGGTCACGGTGTTGACCCCGCTGACCACCGAGGCCGGCGAGTGGCTCGAGCACCAGGTCGGCCGGTCGCCGGTGGTGCACACTCACACCGAGCTGGGCGACACGATGATCTTCTTCTCGCTGGCGCTGCTGGTTGCGGCGGTGCTGTTGGCGGTTGTGCATGTCAGCGCCGCCCGTGGACGCTCGCTGTCGACGGTCTTCGCGGCCGTCATCACGGTGTTCGTGGTGGTGGTCGGTATCGCGACGATCGTTCAGGTCTACCGCATCGGCGACTCGGGCGCGCAGGCCACCTGGGGCCAAAAAGCCTGA